The Corylus avellana chromosome ca11, CavTom2PMs-1.0 genome contains the following window.
tGATACAACCCAAATCCGACACGTGATAATGTGATATTAGGGTTGGCAATTTGTGACATGACTCATAAACCTAATGCGAACTCAATATGAAATTAGTGAGTTAAAAATGAGGGggtttaacttatttaattaaatatgtcggATTAAAGTATATTGTCATATACACATACTCAACATGACACAAACCCAACGCTATATTTAggattaacaatttttgacacaacccaTAAATTCGACACgaatctaacacaaaattagtgaaTTATAGTTAAAGAatatgacttgtttaattaaataggtcgagTTAAAGTTAACCCATATAATTTATACTCAGCTCGAACCGAATCCGACTCGCAATTACAATGCCTTAGTTGTTAGTCTAACCCTTTTGTTGACAAAGACATGTTAGCCAGTTCCTGATTGCAGGCTTAATGCGGATGCGTTTACTGGGTGCCAGAGGCATCGGTGATCGGTCCCAGTACGTTTTATGCTAAAAGCATTAACAACACACGTTTTCAAAGGGAAACTAGATGGGTCAAGATAATTGGACTCGTACATGCTCAAGATCTGCAATGACTCGAGTCTCTCATTTTGAAAGAACAACGAAGATTTAATCCGGCAACCAGGAAAAACTAAGCAACTTCAGTGGGGAGACACTCAGAAACAAATTATAAGAAGCATCACTGGCTGAAAATTGAATGTACAGAGTCAAGAGCTCTAGAAATGTACATGAACATATACCTATTTATTAACATTCTTTATGTAACAACTGAGACAACATGTAACACTAACAACGATTCAAACTAACAAGTATCAACCTATGCCCGTGTCAAGATATATACATAAAGGCCTATACAAATATGACAATGGACAAAGACCAGATCAATAAACATCAACAACTCTACACATAAatctttcttttgtgttttttcttattcttttttttttcttttttctttttttttttctcctctggTGGCTGGGGTAGACATAAATCCAGTTTGGTAACCATACGGCACCACACAAATAAGAAGTATTGAAGCTCACAAGCGAACGCTGCACAATACTGCTGCATTAAAATCTAAAGGGCGAGGGAAAGGTGACTTTGTAGTCAGAAATCTCCATGTCTTCTTCTTAGGATGGTAAATCTGGATGTACAGTTTTCCAGCCCTCTTTTGGTGTCGCTTCCTTCGGGTTTCTGTTGAATCGACTGCACTCAAAAGGGTCATTACATGCAACTCCCCatccaaaacaacaaaaccaaatGATGAGTTATGAGGAGCTTGTTTTGGTACTTGTGACTCCTTCCGCCATCGGTTTGAAGCCATGTCATATCTGTAAAGAAGTAGAGAACAAGCTATTGAGTGGTTCCCAAGTATATCAAAGAAGGCTTCAAATAAGTATCATGTGGAAccaactaaaaagtaaaaactctACTGCAGGGTTTCATAAAGTGCGAACGCTACTATTAAGCCAGTCAAGCCAGTCATCCAATCAGGCAAAAGCAAAGGAATACAAGGGATATCCAAAGGCACAAGCACACCACCCCACCTCCAAACACACACAcgcaaaaagttaaaaaaaaaaaaaatgctgtcTGCAGTCCCATAAAACTGTAcctcaccttttcttttcttaggtTATTATTAAGGAGGGTTTTAACCAATGTAGTAACATAATTTTAAAGCAAGCCCTCAATACCTATACTTGAAAATCTATGTTAAGCACAATATGGCGATGTGCCTTATGGCACAACGGAATATCTAACAGCAGAGACAACATCACATCCAGACCCAAAATATGACTCATCAGAATATCTGAATTAATGCAGAGTTCAACCAATATTATAGTATGTGATACAGCAAATACATTGTGAATACCGAAAGAATATCAGCAGCTATCTGAGTTCCCAACATTTGAGATGATTGGAGGATTTTACTGCCATTTTTCCCATGAATTCAACATTTTCATCAACAGACTTAAAACACTGAACTGAAACCAAGTTAAGCTGCATAACGTGTAAATTAAGCAAAGGCAAGGAGTGGACAACATAACTCAAACCAAGTTAAAGTGCATTACTATGTGTTCTCAATGGAATTGATGCATAGATTTTTATCTTCTCAAAATAATCAGTTTATAATAGTTTAATTCAAACCAATGCATGCATTGTGGGAATCACATAGCACTCACATAAAGCAAGATTGAAACTCTAAGAACAGTCCATACCTCAACCCTGAACTCCTCCGCAGAGAAGCAGCCACATTCAACCATACAATAAGCCTGGCAGCAAGTTTTCAATCAAACACATATACAGGGTCACATTTTTTCTCAGCCTCTATCGATCTTAGTTCTTACTCATTTTTAGCTAATTTACACCCGCTTGTCACTTGTTCAAACCTAAATCATTTTCACTCACCCAAAACCTCTAAATCTTCCAAACACACATATCTATCACACAACATACCAATCCAATCAAACCAAGCAACCCAACTTCagaaatcacaaaataaaacaactcTTATTACACAAGAAAGCAATCCAACCCAATAAGCAAACAAGAAAAACTACCTCAAAATATGGTGCCCCTCGAGCATAAACACGCCGGGCCGACCCCGCCCCTCCTCGTCCTCCACCACCACAATCTTCCcaaccctctccctctccctatCCCCCCACATATCCCCCACCGCCCTCCACTTCCCTCCATCACCACCACTCCTCATCTCCATCACCACTGCGTCTCTACAATACTCATCCACCGGCAAAACCCCATCAATCGTCCTCTCTTCCCCATACCCACCCATCACCCAGAACTCCATTCTCTCCTCCACCACGAAGCCCACACACCCGGCTCGCAACCCGGGCAACCGGTCCAGCTCCACCCACTGATCCCTCTCCACGTCGTACCTCTCCACCGAACTTATCCTACTCCCAGCAGCAGCAAATACGCAGTGCCGGGACCCGCCTCCCGCTACCATAATCGCCTCCGATCCTGGGACCGCCGCGCAAGCGAAGCTGCCTCGCGCGTGGGCCATCGGTGAGAGAAGCTCCCAGAGGCCGGTAACGAAGTCAAAGCGCGAGGCGGAGGAAGAGGCGGTGGGACGGTCGATGGGGAACGAGCGCGTGTCGAAGAGGGACCCGCCGAGGACGTAGAGGTGGGGCCCGAGGGAGATGGCGGCGAAGTTGCATAGGCCGTAGGAGTGGGGGTCCGGCGGGGCGGTGGGGAGTGACGACCACGCCAGGTTGTGCGGGTCGAAGAGGAAAGGGGACGAGATCGAGGGGTCTTGAGGGAAGATACAGAGAAGGGTCGAGGCGGTTCGGTTGCGGCGGCGGAGGACGAGGAGGGACTTGTTGGAGGAGGGAGTGAGGAACACGCGCCAGGACCTGCACGTTGGCCTGAGGCGGGCGTGGTAACAGTAGGGGATTAGGTAGAGGATCAACGACGCGACGTCGTTCGGGAGGCCCGGGATCAGGGTTTGGGTCTCGTCTACTGAAGAAGACGAAGATGAAGAAGCCATTTTACAGAGAGAAAGCGCACGAGAAAATGAATCTTGGATTTAAGAATTAAAAGCTTTGATTCAACATTTTTTGTCAACGGCTTTTTGCGTTAACCGCACAAGATTACGACACGTGGCCTGTTCTTGTATGGAGAGAGTGCTCTCTTTCCCTGGGCCCTGGCCCTCGGCTTGGGGAGAAAGCGAATGATAGCCATGGGTACCCCTTTCTATCCGTTAAGGAGAGAGAAGTGGCTTAACCcattctctttctccttttattttctttttaaatgagAGCAAGGCTagaaagtattttttattttttttattttatccatttcgttggccttatatatatattttttaatcagagcttatttaaaaattaatcgATACTCTCGCATCATCAAGACAGAATGATGGTAGGATGAAagtataatttttagcatttcttataatattacaaacaacttaaaatataaagagtaatattatattttataccGATAAATAACGTATTTTAACTTATTGATATTAGTGTAGAAAGTAACATTacttaaacaaaaaacatttacaaaataattaatgttaaatactacatttttatcttattatgtTGACGTATCAGCGTCAATCaatcaatgtatatatatattttttaatgagggCTTATTTAAGAATTAATCGATACTCTCGCATCATCAAGACAGAATGATGGTAGGATGAAagtataatttttagcattttttataatattacaaacaacttaaaatataatattacatataaagagtaatattatattttataccGATAAATAACGTATTTTAACTTATTGGTATTAGTGTAGAAAGTAACATTacttaaacaaaaaacatttataaaataattaatgttaaatactacatttttatcttattatgtTGACATATCAGTGTAAATCAatcagtgtatatatatattttttaatgagggCTTATTTAAGAATTAATCGATACTCTCGCATCATCAAGACAGAATGATGGTAGGATGAAagtataatttttagcattttttataatattacaaacaacttaaaatataatattacatataaagagtaatattatattttataccGATAAATAACGTATTTTAACTTATTGGTATTAGTGTAGAAAGTAACATTacttaaacaaaaaacatttataaaataattaatgttaaatactacatttttatcttattatgtTGACGTATCAGCGTCAATCaatcaatgtatatatatattttttaatgagggCTTATTTAAGAATTAATCGATACTCTCGCATCATCAAGACAGAATGATAGTAGGATGAAagtataatttttagcattttttataatattacaaacaacttaaaatataaagagtaatattatattttataccGATAAATAACGTATTTTAACTTATTGATATTAGTGTAGAAAGTAACATTacttaaacaaaaaacatttataaaataattaatgttaaatactacatttttatcttattatgtTGACGTATCAGTGTCAATCAATCAGTGTATCAACCCCgttaaaaagaattttgaatGTTGATTAGTATTACCACAAGTCAGTCTAGTGCCAAAAAATAAactatataataataataataataataaaataaaaacaaatggaGGTACGGAAGACATTTTTAGTTGGGCCCAAAACTTTGGGCTGCTAGTCCATTGAATTTAAGCTGGACTGAGAGCTCGTTAACATTTTTGAGGTCGTGCACGACTTGTTTACACGTGTgatgtttgttttttgtaagATAGGCAAAAACTTAAGCATTAAGTTTCTTGCCTGATATTGGTTACGTCAATTCTGATCCTTAATTAACAGGTcgtaatcaaaattcaatagtcaAAACACTATTTTAGCACATGGTcgtaatcaaaattcaataatcaaAACACTATTTTAGCATATTTAcaattgagaaaatatatatatacatatatatatatatatatatatatatatatatgcaaaagtATAATAGCCATATTATCTTGGCCTTCACCAAAAAGCTAAACTCTCTTGATGTTAAGAAAGGGAAAGTTATGGCTGCTTTAATGGGAGTGTACCTTGTCCTATCCAATGGCTACTCTAAATTGATGCGAGAAGGAAATTCTTTAGTTACAATTATGACTACCAATTAGCCGTCTTTTACCTCAAACTGGTCATTTGCTAATTGCTTCTATAATTTCTGACATACAATTGAAATTTCAgcatttttaagatttaaatgCTACAAAAGTTTTAAGAAGTGTAAACTTTCGTGAACACCAATATCTCACTAAGTAGGTCGCTACCAACCATGTATTTGAAAGCATTTCTAATACTATCCCCATCTTCTCTTCTATCAGGATTAATCATTCTCTTTATATATGTGGTTGAGTTTATttgaatacaaaaataaaaagtagtttgatatatttaaagaaaatataagaaaaagtgCTACTAGTATTATAATAAAGACTGATTCAAAGAGGGACACAGTGACACGGTGTCCTGCCACGGTAGAATAGAAGTCATGAATTGAAATTGAGTTTGTAGCGTTTCAGTTTTTACATGGAAGATTGGAAGAACGGTGCATGGTCGGCAGAGGAGATGGGATTTGGTGTGTCCCCAAACATGCATCATGATTAATGATTCCAACCTGTTCTTCATATCCCAGATTAAAAAGCTCGAAACCCTTAGCTTTAGCGACCGCCCTTCCCAAttaactactttttttatttttgctagcGGCCGCACTAGAACACCTTGTCACTCATGAGTCATATCGAAGAGAAACAAACGTACAGTGTAAAGTGTTTAAGCTGCCGGAAATAATTCCAAGTTTGATGCTGTTATTCAGTTTTAAGGAAAACATTCAATATCGATCTTCAAGTACATGTACATTCATGATCATGCACATGGCATGAATGCATGGTGATTGTGAACTCATTATGTGGTGGTAGATAGTTattatgaataatgttattgaATTTCGATTGACTTTATTTTTTAGAGGTCGATCTCTTAGATTAAAGCATGCAAGTGTCATACATTCACATGGAGATACTCAATACTCACCGCTTACTCACAATATATAACACGTCACCTTACTAAGCAAGTTAATTATTCTTGCATTGTATCTTTCATTTGCACTAGCCATCAATTTGTGGTAGCTTTCACAACGCTCATGCATACATGGCATCAGCTGCATGTTCATGATGGCATTGCATGACTCTTCATATACCTATAGGTGTCACACAACAATCTATATTCATGGGCTATATGGTAATGGCAGTGAGCTGGTTATCCATAATTAGTTGCCTCACCATTAATCACAATTCAAAGGACAAAGACAAAGAGACAACAAtatccctttatttttatttggcaGAAAATACAAAGGCATCTTTGATCACGTGAGAGCTGGTAGGCATGTACTTCTTAGAAATTCTTCGGGTTTGAAATGCAGAACAATGAAATATATGTTGGCGTGTATCTCCCTAGCTATAAATTCAAGACATGCATGTCATCTTCGTCGTCCACAACAACGAAATCGAGGCTAGCTAGTAAATAGTAAATATACTTCACCTAGTGATCAAATTAGTAGTagtgctttttgtttttgttaagcATGATCATGCACACATATGTCTTACTTTCTCTATTATCCGTGCTGATCAATTCCGCCACCTACAACCAAAGCGCCGTCATGGAGTCACCGAAGATGGCTACTGTACCTCCATCGGCGTCCAATCCAAACATATACATCTCTGCATCAACAACCCATGAAAGGGCCAAGATGGGTCACAGTGCTACTTGTTCTGTGGAGTCACGGAAGATGGCTTTTGTTCCTCTATCGGCGCCCAATCTGGATACCTACATACCCCCTTTAACAACCAATGCGAAGCCACAGAAGAAGGCCCATGTACCTCCATCAGCGCCCAATCTAGATACCTACATTCCCGCTTCAACATCTAGTCAAAGTGCCGGACATTAAGTACTCTtggtttaattattttacttattttgtgGGTAAGTGTGCTAGTAAGATTAGGGTTCTAGTCTcctttcacatcaatcaaaatGGCGTCTTCCCCTGGACAGCAAAACAGAAGATCACAATGGAATCTTCTCCACAGGCAATCACCAAATCGTT
Protein-coding sequences here:
- the LOC132165759 gene encoding F-box/kelch-repeat protein OR23, whose product is MASSSSSSSVDETQTLIPGLPNDVASLILYLIPYCYHARLRPTCRSWRVFLTPSSNKSLLVLRRRNRTASTLLCIFPQDPSISSPFLFDPHNLAWSSLPTAPPDPHSYGLCNFAAISLGPHLYVLGGSLFDTRSFPIDRPTASSSASRFDFVTGLWELLSPMAHARGSFACAAVPGSEAIMVAGGGSRHCVFAAAGSRISSVERYDVERDQWVELDRLPGLRAGCVGFVVEERMEFWVMGGYGEERTIDGVLPVDEYCRDAVVMEMRSGGDGGKWRAVGDMWGDRERERVGKIVVVEDEEGRGRPGVFMLEGHHILRYDMASNRWRKESQVPKQAPHNSSFGFVVLDGELHVMTLLSAVDSTETRRKRHQKRAGKLYIQIYHPKKKTWRFLTTKSPFPRPLDFNAAVLCSVRL